A window of bacterium genomic DNA:
GTCGAGAGCGACTCCACATAGCAGCGCTGGCCTTCGGCATAGAGCGTGTCGAAGACGAGCGACGACTTGCCCGAGCCCGACAGGCCGGAGACCACCGTGAAGCGGCCGCGCGGGATGTCGACGTCGATGTTCCGCAGGTTGTGCTGGCGGGCGCCCTTGATGCGGATCCACTCGATGGCGTCGGGCCCGCCGGGTTCAGGGACGGCGTTCGTGTTGATGTCGGGCACGTTGTGGCCAGTCATGTCGTCGGTCACGTCGTCGATCCCATCGTCATTCACCCATCGCCGATCACCCATGCGGGAGGTGTCGGATCCTTGCGCAGCGCGCGACCGTTCAGGATAACCGGGAGTTGGCCGACCCGCCAAACTCATTTACTGTGGGCCTCCAGTCGACCACGCAACCCCGCCCCGGGAAGGAACGAGATGCCGTCCGATTTCGAGGACCTGCTGGCCACCATCCACACGCTGCGCTCGCCCGGCGGCTGCCCCTGGGACCGCAAACAGACCCTGGTCGACGCGGCCCGCTACCTGCTGGACGAGGCCGGCGAGCTGGTCGACGCCGCCCTCTCGGGCGATGCCGACCACGTGCGCGAGGAACTGGGCGACCTGCTCTTCATGACCTGCTTCTGCTGCGAGATCCTCGGCGAAACCGCCGGCGTCTCGATGCAGGACGTCGCCCGGCAGGGCAACGCCAAGTTGATCCGCAGGCATCCCCACGTGTTCGGCGACGAGCAGGCCCACGAGGTGGGCACGAGCCAGCGGCTGTGGAACGAGATCAAGGCGCAGGAGAAGCGCGCCAAGGGCCTGGACCCGGAGGCCGAGAGCGTGCTGAAGGAGATGCCCTCCTCCACGGCGCCGCTGCACCTGGCCTACCGCTGGCAGCACGATGCCGCCGATGTCGGTTTCGACTGGCCGACCATTGACGGCGTGAACGCGAAGCTGCAGGAGGAACTCGCCGAGTTCGAGGAAGCCGCCGCCGCACAGGACCCAGCGGCCATCGAGCACGAACTGGGTGACGTGCTGTTCTCGCTGGTGAACCTGGCCCGCTGGCACCACGTGCAGCCCGACATGGCGCTGCGCAAGGCGAACCAGCGCTTCGCCGAACGCTTCAGGCTGGTGGAAGCGCAGTTCCGCGCCGAGGGCCGTGCGATGGGCGAAGCGACGCTCGACGAGCTCGAAACCTCATGGCAGGCAGCGAAGCGCCGCTTGGCCGGGGGCGACGGCTAGCCCGCGTCCGGGCAGCCGTCGTTGTCCGCGTTGCCGTTGTAATCCTCGGCCTGGTCGGGGCACTCGTCCTGGCCGTCCTCGATGCCATCGAAGTCGTTGTCTGCCTCCGGGCAACCGTCCTTGTCGGCGAATCCGTCCAGGTCTTCCGGCACATCCGGGCACGAGTCACGGTCGTCGGGCACGCCGTCACGGTCACTGTCCGTGAGTTCGTCCGGACAGCCGTCCTCGTCCGCCTGTCCGTCGAGATCCTCGGGCCGGTCCGGGCAGAGGTCATCGATGTCCAGGACGCCGTCGCCGTCGTTGTCGGGGTCGGGCGCGCCGTCGTGGTCGGCGAAGCCGTCGCGGTCCTCCGGCTCATTGGGCGCCAGGTCACGCGTGTCGATGACGCCGTCGCGGTCGTTGTCGACGTCGGGGCAGCCGTCATCGTCGGAGAACCCGTCCAGGTCCTCGGCCAGGTCGCGGCAGCGATCCCGACGGTCGACGACCCCGTCCCGGTCGCTGTCGCGCCCGCCGACGCCGAACTGGCGCGAGAACGTCACCGACATCGTCCAGTCCGGGAACGCGGGGTACCATGCCGTTGCTGCGTCGTCGCGGGCCAGCGAGACAAGGTAAGATCCGTGCGCGGCCCAGCCCTCGGTCAACCCCCAGCGCAGCCCGGCGCCGACACCGCTGAACTGTTCCTTCGGGCTGACGACCTCGGTGGCGGGGAAACGGTCGCGACTGTACTCGAGCCAGAGCGCGGTCGAACCGCGCCGGAATTCGAGTGCGGCGCCGAGCGTCGTGATGTCGTTGCCGCCGTCACCGCCAACGGCAGCGGCGGCCGGATAGCGCGTGGGCCAGGGCTCGAAGCCCGACTGGCCCCAGCCGTAGCCGGCATCCTCGTTGCCGTTCCACGTGCGCGCGGCGTTCAGGTGGACGCGCATTTCCGGCACGTTGGCATCGCGCCAGAAGCACGCCGTTGCCGCCAGGCTCAGTCGCGGCGAGAACACCCCTTCGCCCAGTCCCGCATCGGTATCGCCAACCGGCAGGTTGCCGCCCCCGGCGGCGGCCAGGTGCAGGACGCCGCCGGCCAGCGGACGTCCGGCCACGAGCTGCCATTGTCCGTCGCCGAGTCCGCTGCCCGATTCCGGGATCCAGCCGGCACCCTCCGACCAGGTGCGCCAGGGCAGTTCGGCCCAGGCCTGCAACCACGGCAAGGGGCTCCATTCCCCGGTCAGGAACACTTCCTTCCGCTGGATGCGCCAGCGGTCCCCGTCGACCAGGTGGACGGTGCTGCAGGTGCGCGCGCCGAGCCCCCAGGCGAGCAGGCCGTCGGGCGGGAGCACCGCCGAATGCAACCGCACCAGCCGGACGCTGTCCTGCAGCCTCTCCGGTACCGGGGCGTCGCCAGCCGCAGCGCCCTGCGCAGGCAGGGCGGCGGCGGCAATGAAGGCGGCCGGCAGGCACGCCGACCGGACACGGCCGAAGAATGCCGGGCGCGACGACCGGGGTCGCAACAATCGCCGTATTCCGGCGCATACCGAGGGACGGTTCAAGCTCCGGTTCCCGGGTCGTCTGCCGCCTGCGGCGCCGCGTCGGTGCCTTCCCCGGACTGCGGGGCGCCTTCGCCCGGCTTCCCGATCTCGTCCATGTAGTTCAGTTGCAGGTTGAGCACGGCCTGGTCCAGCAGTCGCACCAGGTCCGGCGGCGTGCTCGTGCGGCACTTGACCTTCAGCATCTCGAGGATATCGATCGTGGCGCGGGCCTGCTCGAGGTCGCGCCGCACCTCACCGGTCGACGGGTCCTGCAGCTTGCCCATCTGCTGCATGGCCCCGGCCTGCAGGGTGAAGACAAGGCCCATCAGCACGTGGTCATGCCGTGTCAGTTCGAGGTCGTCGCTCATCACCGCTCCTTGTTCAGGCCGCCGGCCCGGCGGCCGCCTGGGGGTCGAACTCGTCGTGGATGGAACCCATCACCGTCTCGATGAGGTCTTCCAACGTGATCAGGCCCTGCGGGTTCCCCGCCGGGTCGCAGACGGCAGCCATCTGGTTGCCCTGGCCGCGCAGTTCCTCGAACACCTCGTACGGCGTCATGCGCGCATCGACCAGCACCAGCGGTCGCCACAGACGTCGCGGCACCGGCTCGGCCGCCCCTTCCGGCGGCAGGAACAGCAGGTCGCGCACGGTCACATAGGCCTGCAGCGCACAGCCGTCCTCGCGCGTGACCGGCAGGCGGCTCAGGCCCGACCGGGCCGCCACGGCCAGGCATTCGGCGACCGTGGCTTCCGGCCCCAGCGACACGATCGCATCGAGCGGCCGCATGAGCGCCGTCAGCGGACGGTGCGCGAGTTGCAGGAAGCGCTCGAGGATATCGCCGAATCCGCGTTCCGTGTTCGAGGGCGGCGTGTGCGCCAGCATGAGTGCCGCCAGGCTGCCGCGGTCGAGCCGACGACGGCTGCCGGCAGGCGCGGGCAGCAGGCGCTGCAGCAGGCGACGGTAGGCGCGCAGCACCAGTCGGGCCGGCCACAGCACCACCATGACAGCCGAGAACACCGGCAAAGTCGCCAGCGACAGCCGTTCGGGATACTCGCGATAGAGGGTCTTCGGCAGGATCTCGCCGACGACCATCGTCACGATCGAGACGACGGCCACCGCCAGGCCCTGTCCACTGTCGCCGAAGCGCGCGGTCAGCACCATCGTCACCAGCGCGCTGAACGCCACGTTGACGAGGTTGTTGCCGACCAGGCACGTCATCACCGGTTCCTCGAGGTCGCGCAGCAGGCGACGCAGGCGGTGTCCGCGCGGCGACTCGGCCGCAGGCGAGCGGCGCAGGCGCACGCGACTGATGCTCATCAGGCCCGTTTCGGTGCCGGAAAAGAAAGCCGAGGCCAGCAGGCACCCCGTAAGTCCGAGCCACAGCAACAGGCCGTTGTCACCGCTCGCGCTCATCCCGTCACCTCGCCCGGGCCCGAGCGCCAGCGCGTGACCTGGATCCGTTCGACGCGATGCCCCTGCATCTCCAGCACGGTCAGGCGCGCTTCCGGCAAGGTGACGCGGTCGCCGGGCACGAGCACGCGACCGAGCGAGGTCATGAGGAAGCCGGCCACCGTCACGTAGTCGCGGCTGGGCGGCAGGCGCACGCCGCACGATTCCTCGAGCGCGCGCAGGTCCGTGCGGCCGCTCACCACCCAGCGCCCCTCGCCGAGCGGGATCACGTCGGGGTCGCGCGAGGCCGCGTCCGCAACGGGCCCGAGCAGGGCCTGCAGGCAATCGGCCATGGTCACGATGCCGGTGAAGTCGCCGTGCTCGTCGACCACGGCGGCCATATGGCTGCCGCCGCGGCGCATCTGCGAGAGCAGGTCGTCCACGTCCTTGCTCTCGGGCACGAACAGGAGCGGGCGACCGCCGCCGGCCAGCGGCAGGTCGCAGCCCGGCCCGGCGCCGAGCAGGTCCTTCAGGTGGAACATGCCGACCGGACGGCCACCCTCCGGCGACACGACGGGATAACGGTTGAAGCCCGCGTGGCGGGCCACGCGCAGCACCTCTTCCCTGGTCATGTCCGCGCGCAATGCCACCACCGCCGTGCGCGGCACCATGATGTGCTGCACTTCCAGTTCCGACAGCTGCAGCAGGCGCGCCAGCGAACGGCCCTCGGTCTCGGTCAGCGTGCCGTCCTCGATGGCCAGGTCGCAGGCGGTCTGCAGTTCCGCCGTGCCGAGCGGCCGTGATCCGGGGCGATCGGCGGGCAGGATGGCGAGCATGGCGCCGACCAGCTTGCCGGTCAGCCACAGCGCCGGACGCGTCGCCAGCAACCAGAACCGGAGCGGCCACTGCGCCGCCAGGGCCACCTGCTCGCGCCGGCCGAGCGCCAGGAGCTTGGGGGTGATCTCGCCGAAAATCAGCAGCAGCAGGGTGACGGCCGGAATGGCGATGGCCACGCCCTGCGCACCGAACCAGGCCAGGCACAGCCCGGTGGCCACCACGCTGGCCGCGGTATTGACCAGCAGGTTGCCGATCAGCAGCGCCGAGAGCAGGTCGTGGCTGCGGCGCACCAGGGCGGCTGCACGCCGCCCGCGACGGCCGCCGGTGGCCTCCAGATGGGCCACTTCGGCGGCACTCAGCGAAAAAAAGGCCGACTCCGAGCCGGAGAAGAACGCCGACAAGGCCAGGAGCACGATGAGTAGGACAAGTTCCAAACCGGGGCTCTCCATCGTTGGCGCCGTCGCGGGGCGGCACAGGGCAACCGGCCGATGTTAACCCGGTGCGGCGAAGGCGGCAAGACCCTGCCGGAGGGCCGGGTCGGGGCCGGGCGCCACCGGTCTGGCGCCGCCGCCCGGGATGTGTTTCTCTTGCCGGCGAACGGCCCGCTGCGGGCCGCCGCGCCCGCCGGACCGGCGGGCCGGCCCGGACCCTGGATGACGGAAGTGGTCGTGCGTGACTGGCTGGTCCTGCGCTTCGGTTCCCTGGGCGACCTCTGCCTGCTCGGCTGGTCGCTGTCGGCGCTGGCCGAAACGGCCGATGCCGGGGACCGTCGTCTGACGCTGGTGACCAAGGCGGCGTTCGCGCCGCTGGCCTCGCACTTCCACGGCGTGGACGAAGTCGTGTCCCTGGACGGTCGCGGGCTGGCCCCGCTCGCTGCACTGGCCGGCCGCCTGCGCGGGCGGCAGTGGCACCAGGTCGTCGATGCGCACCACGTCCTGCGCAGCCACGCACTGCTCGTCATGATCGGGCGCCGTGCCGACGCACGCCTGACCAAGGACACCGCGGCGCGGCTGCGGCTGCTGGCCGGCGGCGAAGCGGGCGCGGCGTTGACGCGCACGATGGTCGCCCGCTTCGACGACATCCTGTTGACCCGGCCCGCCGGGCCGGGACCGGACACGCGCGGCATCGACGACCGGCGACCCCCGTTGCAGTCGTTGGCGGTCCGCTCGTCAGCGGCTGCCGGCACGCGGGCGCCGCTGGCCCTCGCGCCCGGCGCGCGCTGGGCCACCAAGCGCTGGCCCGAGCACCATTGGCTCGCGCTGATCGAGGGCCTGGCCGCCG
This region includes:
- a CDS encoding HlyC/CorC family transporter — protein: MELVLLIVLLALSAFFSGSESAFFSLSAAEVAHLEATGGRRGRRAAALVRRSHDLLSALLIGNLLVNTAASVVATGLCLAWFGAQGVAIAIPAVTLLLLIFGEITPKLLALGRREQVALAAQWPLRFWLLATRPALWLTGKLVGAMLAILPADRPGSRPLGTAELQTACDLAIEDGTLTETEGRSLARLLQLSELEVQHIMVPRTAVVALRADMTREEVLRVARHAGFNRYPVVSPEGGRPVGMFHLKDLLGAGPGCDLPLAGGGRPLLFVPESKDVDDLLSQMRRGGSHMAAVVDEHGDFTGIVTMADCLQALLGPVADAASRDPDVIPLGEGRWVVSGRTDLRALEESCGVRLPPSRDYVTVAGFLMTSLGRVLVPGDRVTLPEARLTVLEMQGHRVERIQVTRWRSGPGEVTG
- a CDS encoding DUF1844 domain-containing protein, coding for MSDDLELTRHDHVLMGLVFTLQAGAMQQMGKLQDPSTGEVRRDLEQARATIDILEMLKVKCRTSTPPDLVRLLDQAVLNLQLNYMDEIGKPGEGAPQSGEGTDAAPQAADDPGTGA
- a CDS encoding glycosyltransferase family 9 protein, with translation MPANGPLRAAAPAGPAGRPGPWMTEVVVRDWLVLRFGSLGDLCLLGWSLSALAETADAGDRRLTLVTKAAFAPLASHFHGVDEVVSLDGRGLAPLAALAGRLRGRQWHQVVDAHHVLRSHALLVMIGRRADARLTKDTAARLRLLAGGEAGAALTRTMVARFDDILLTRPAGPGPDTRGIDDRRPPLQSLAVRSSAAAGTRAPLALAPGARWATKRWPEHHWLALIEGLAAAGEKDLRIFLGPDERSWYPGSRLAAAAVAAGAVVIEGRDLVEVARELARCRALATNDSGLLHVAEATGTPVLAFFGPTVRAFGYFPRLPASRVLETAIECRPCSRNGKRPCHRGDLACLVAIEPATASRALLSLGSTP
- a CDS encoding DUF21 domain-containing protein codes for the protein MSASGDNGLLLWLGLTGCLLASAFFSGTETGLMSISRVRLRRSPAAESPRGHRLRRLLRDLEEPVMTCLVGNNLVNVAFSALVTMVLTARFGDSGQGLAVAVVSIVTMVVGEILPKTLYREYPERLSLATLPVFSAVMVVLWPARLVLRAYRRLLQRLLPAPAGSRRRLDRGSLAALMLAHTPPSNTERGFGDILERFLQLAHRPLTALMRPLDAIVSLGPEATVAECLAVAARSGLSRLPVTREDGCALQAYVTVRDLLFLPPEGAAEPVPRRLWRPLVLVDARMTPYEVFEELRGQGNQMAAVCDPAGNPQGLITLEDLIETVMGSIHDEFDPQAAAGPAA
- the mazG gene encoding nucleoside triphosphate pyrophosphohydrolase codes for the protein MPSDFEDLLATIHTLRSPGGCPWDRKQTLVDAARYLLDEAGELVDAALSGDADHVREELGDLLFMTCFCCEILGETAGVSMQDVARQGNAKLIRRHPHVFGDEQAHEVGTSQRLWNEIKAQEKRAKGLDPEAESVLKEMPSSTAPLHLAYRWQHDAADVGFDWPTIDGVNAKLQEELAEFEEAAAAQDPAAIEHELGDVLFSLVNLARWHHVQPDMALRKANQRFAERFRLVEAQFRAEGRAMGEATLDELETSWQAAKRRLAGGDG